A stretch of the Tardiphaga sp. 709 genome encodes the following:
- the urtC gene encoding urea ABC transporter permease subunit UrtC, whose amino-acid sequence MINSRFFNRSELIGFLSLLLLLAVILPLFLDVFRLNLVAKYLTYAFVALGLVMCWGYGGILSLGQGVFFGLGGYCMAMFLKLEASSVANTKIQSTPGIPDFMDWNQITALPMFWKPFHSLTLTIIAILVVPTLLAFIIGAAMFKRRVGGVYFAIITQAIAAIATILIIGQQGYTGGINGMTDLRTLNGWDIRTDHAKVILYFFEVFVLFACIIAAQFVRLTKLGRILVAMREQEDRVRFSGYSVANFKIFAFCAAAMFAAIGGAMFTLQIGFMSPSFVGIVPSIEMVIYTAVGGRMSIFGAVYGTLLVNYAKTMLSESFPELWLFGLGGLFIAVVLFFPNGLSGIWRDHVQRHVDRLIALRTSKTRKAWAIKSAADGAPAE is encoded by the coding sequence ATGATCAATTCACGCTTCTTCAACCGCTCGGAGCTGATCGGTTTCCTGTCGCTGCTGCTGCTGCTCGCGGTGATCCTGCCGCTGTTTCTCGATGTGTTTCGTCTCAACCTCGTCGCCAAATATCTGACCTATGCTTTCGTCGCCTTGGGCCTTGTGATGTGCTGGGGTTATGGCGGCATCCTCAGCCTCGGGCAGGGCGTGTTCTTCGGCCTCGGCGGCTACTGCATGGCCATGTTCCTGAAGCTGGAAGCCTCCAGCGTCGCCAACACGAAGATTCAGTCGACGCCCGGCATTCCGGATTTCATGGACTGGAACCAGATCACGGCGCTGCCGATGTTCTGGAAGCCGTTTCACTCGCTGACGCTGACCATCATCGCCATCCTCGTGGTGCCGACGCTGCTGGCCTTCATCATCGGTGCCGCGATGTTCAAACGTCGTGTCGGCGGCGTCTATTTCGCCATCATCACCCAGGCCATCGCCGCGATCGCCACCATCCTGATCATCGGCCAGCAGGGTTATACCGGCGGCATCAACGGCATGACCGACCTGCGGACGCTGAACGGATGGGACATCCGCACCGACCACGCCAAGGTCATCCTCTACTTCTTTGAAGTGTTCGTGCTGTTTGCCTGCATTATCGCGGCGCAATTCGTCCGGCTGACCAAGCTCGGCCGCATCCTGGTGGCGATGCGCGAACAGGAAGATCGCGTCCGCTTCTCCGGCTACAGCGTCGCCAATTTCAAGATCTTCGCCTTCTGTGCCGCGGCGATGTTCGCGGCGATCGGCGGCGCCATGTTCACGCTGCAGATCGGTTTCATGTCGCCGTCCTTTGTCGGCATCGTGCCGTCCATCGAGATGGTGATCTACACGGCCGTGGGTGGCCGCATGTCCATCTTCGGTGCGGTCTACGGCACGCTGCTGGTGAACTACGCAAAGACCATGCTGTCGGAATCCTTCCCCGAGCTCTGGCTGTTCGGCCTCGGCGGCTTGTTCATTGCCGTGGTGCTGTTCTTCCCCAATGGCCTGTCCGGCATCTGGCGCGACCACGTGCAGCGTCACGTCGATCGCCTGATCGCACTACGCACGTCGAAGACGCGAAAAGCCTGGGCCATCAAATCCGCCGCTGACGGCGCACCGGCCGAGTAA
- the urtA gene encoding urea ABC transporter substrate-binding protein, protein MSDEKKPGLHSPLRRKLLMGMAALPAMSLLPRTSFAQAPATSAINTTGLAVTDTEVTVGILHSVTGTMAISETGSVQAEKLAIDQINAMGGVLGRKIKFIQEDGASDWPTFAEKAKKLLVNDKVAAIMGCWTSASRKAVLPVMEQYNGMLYYPTFYEGLEQSKNVIYTGQEATQQILAGLDWVSKTKNGKSFYLIGSDYIWPRTSMKIARKHIEGKLGGKVSGEEYFPLGHTQFNSVINKIKLTKPDVIYAAVVGGSNVAFYKQLKAAGIDLSKQTMLTISVTEDEIDGIGGENIAGAYACMKYFQSLDNPNNKEFVAAFKKMWGEKTVIGDVTQAAYLGPWLWKMTVEKAGSFDVDKIAAASAGIEFTKAPEGYVKIHPNHHLWSKARVGQAQLDGQFKVVFETPELIEPDPFPKGYQ, encoded by the coding sequence ATGTCAGACGAGAAGAAACCGGGCTTGCACTCGCCATTGCGGCGTAAACTGCTGATGGGCATGGCGGCTTTGCCGGCAATGTCGCTGCTTCCGCGCACATCTTTTGCGCAGGCGCCGGCCACCTCGGCCATCAACACCACCGGTCTTGCGGTCACCGATACGGAAGTCACCGTCGGTATCCTGCACTCGGTCACCGGTACCATGGCCATCTCGGAAACCGGCTCGGTTCAGGCTGAAAAGCTCGCCATCGATCAGATCAACGCCATGGGCGGCGTGCTCGGCCGCAAGATCAAGTTCATCCAGGAAGACGGTGCCTCGGACTGGCCGACCTTCGCCGAAAAGGCCAAGAAGTTGCTGGTCAATGACAAGGTCGCTGCCATCATGGGCTGCTGGACCTCGGCCTCCCGCAAGGCGGTGCTGCCGGTCATGGAACAATATAACGGCATGCTCTACTACCCGACCTTCTATGAAGGTCTCGAGCAGTCGAAGAACGTGATCTATACCGGTCAGGAAGCGACCCAGCAGATCCTCGCCGGCCTCGACTGGGTCTCCAAGACCAAGAACGGCAAGAGCTTCTATCTGATCGGCTCGGACTATATCTGGCCGCGCACGTCGATGAAGATCGCCCGCAAGCACATCGAGGGCAAGCTCGGCGGCAAGGTGTCGGGCGAAGAATACTTCCCGCTCGGCCACACCCAGTTCAACTCGGTGATCAACAAGATCAAGCTGACCAAGCCCGACGTGATCTATGCCGCGGTGGTCGGCGGCTCCAACGTCGCCTTCTACAAGCAGCTCAAGGCGGCCGGCATCGACCTGTCGAAGCAGACCATGCTGACCATCTCGGTCACCGAGGACGAAATCGACGGCATCGGTGGTGAAAACATCGCGGGCGCCTATGCCTGTATGAAGTACTTCCAGTCGCTCGATAATCCGAACAACAAGGAATTCGTCGCCGCCTTCAAGAAGATGTGGGGCGAGAAGACCGTGATCGGCGACGTGACGCAGGCTGCCTATCTCGGCCCGTGGCTCTGGAAAATGACGGTCGAAAAGGCCGGCTCGTTCGATGTCGACAAGATCGCCGCGGCCTCTGCTGGCATCGAGTTCACCAAGGCGCCGGAAGGCTACGTCAAGATCCATCCGAACCACCATCTGTGGTCCAAGGCCCGCGTCGGCCAGGCGCAGCTCGATGGCCAGTTCAAGGTGGTGTTCGAGACGCCCGAACTGATCGAGCCGGATCCGTTCCCGAAGGGCTACCAGTAA
- a CDS encoding response regulator — protein MTTDNKKRDVALVVDDSPETLRLLTDALDGAGMTVMVAMDGAAAMRIVEQITPDIILLDAVMPGIDGFETCRRLKRDAGLGDVPVIFMTGLSETEHIVRGLEAGGVDYVTKPIIIEEMLARIRVHLANARLTQSARTALDVSGRFLLAVSNKGNILWATPQAQKLLGDHLIAAPNDELLLPPVMMQWLEQMQRPGAKPAPSSGFPSNELLRLQYMGKVGSDEFLLRLAKETAPTAPAEFSKELGLTGREGEVLSWLSKGKSNRDIAQILGLSPRTVDKHLEQIYAKLGVENRTAAAAIAVNASHRRQ, from the coding sequence ATGACCACTGACAATAAAAAACGCGACGTCGCGCTGGTGGTAGATGACTCGCCGGAAACATTGCGGCTGCTAACTGATGCCTTGGACGGCGCCGGCATGACCGTGATGGTGGCCATGGACGGCGCCGCCGCAATGCGCATTGTCGAACAGATCACGCCGGACATCATCCTGCTGGATGCCGTCATGCCGGGGATCGACGGCTTCGAAACCTGTCGCCGGCTGAAGCGCGACGCGGGCCTCGGCGACGTGCCCGTAATCTTCATGACCGGGCTCTCCGAGACCGAACACATCGTGCGCGGCCTTGAGGCCGGCGGCGTCGATTACGTCACCAAGCCGATCATCATCGAGGAAATGCTGGCGCGCATCCGCGTGCACCTCGCCAATGCGCGGCTCACGCAAAGCGCGCGCACCGCGCTCGATGTCTCCGGGCGCTTCCTCCTTGCCGTGAGCAACAAGGGCAATATCCTGTGGGCCACACCGCAGGCGCAGAAATTACTCGGCGATCACCTGATCGCCGCGCCCAATGATGAATTGCTGCTGCCACCAGTCATGATGCAGTGGCTCGAGCAGATGCAGCGGCCGGGCGCCAAGCCGGCACCGTCATCGGGCTTTCCGAGCAACGAACTGCTGCGTCTGCAATATATGGGGAAAGTCGGCTCCGACGAATTCCTGCTCCGGCTCGCCAAGGAAACCGCGCCAACCGCCCCCGCCGAGTTCAGCAAGGAGCTGGGCCTCACCGGCCGCGAGGGCGAAGTGCTGTCCTGGCTCAGCAAGGGCAAGAGCAACCGCGATATCGCGCAGATCCTTGGCCTCAGTCCGCGCACCGTCGACAAGCATCTCGAGCAGATCTACGCCAAACTTGGCGTCGAGAACCGTACCGCGGCTGCGGCAATTGCGGTGAATGCGAGCCACAGACGGCAATAG
- the urtD gene encoding urea ABC transporter ATP-binding protein UrtD, producing MLIGHQPKEFLLAVEGLTVSFDGFKAVNDLSFYVEENEIRVIIGPNGAGKTTVLDLICGKTKATSGSVQFRGTELTKLKENQIVQAGVGRKFQTPSVYDDLTVFENLEISYPRGRSVFGSLMFKRDAAVRERVEEVAEMIFLKDRLNMYADVLSHGQKQWLEIGMLLIQDPDLLMLDEPVAGMSVSERVKTAELLNTIIKNRSVLVIEHDMKFVEDIAHKVTVLHQGQILSEGTMEKVQNDPKVIEVYLGH from the coding sequence ATGCTCATCGGACATCAGCCCAAGGAATTTCTGCTCGCGGTCGAGGGGCTCACTGTTTCCTTCGACGGCTTCAAGGCGGTCAACGATCTCTCCTTCTATGTGGAGGAGAACGAGATCCGCGTCATCATCGGGCCCAACGGCGCCGGCAAGACCACCGTCCTCGATCTGATCTGCGGCAAGACCAAAGCGACGTCAGGCTCCGTGCAGTTTCGTGGCACGGAACTGACCAAGCTGAAGGAAAACCAGATTGTGCAGGCGGGTGTCGGCCGCAAATTCCAGACGCCGTCGGTTTATGACGATCTCACGGTGTTCGAGAATCTGGAGATCTCCTATCCGCGCGGGCGCTCGGTGTTCGGCTCGCTGATGTTCAAGCGCGATGCCGCGGTGCGCGAGCGCGTCGAGGAGGTCGCCGAGATGATCTTCCTGAAGGATCGTCTCAACATGTATGCCGATGTGCTTTCGCACGGCCAGAAGCAGTGGCTCGAGATCGGCATGCTGCTGATTCAGGATCCAGACCTGCTGATGCTCGACGAGCCTGTCGCCGGCATGAGCGTGAGCGAGCGCGTCAAGACGGCGGAGCTGCTCAATACGATCATCAAGAACCGCTCGGTGCTGGTGATCGAGCACGACATGAAATTCGTCGAGGACATCGCCCACAAGGTGACCGTGCTGCATCAGGGACAGATCCTGTCCGAAGGCACCATGGAGAAGGTTCAGAACGATCCCAAGGTCATCGAAGTCTATCTGGGTCATTGA
- a CDS encoding ATP-binding protein, whose product MAGRQRIDRVRRQYNQWVANQTLEDYALRFTAKSARRWSAARVANTALGAISFLALEAIGGTITINYGMTNATAAILVVSVIIFCCGLPIAYYAAKCGIDIDLLTRGAGFGYIGSTVTSLIYASFTFIFFAIEAVILASALEMCFDIPRPIGYLISAVVIIPLVTHGITLISRFQLWTQPIWLVLNLLPFAAIAYASRDSFVAWTKFPGDHGSAAGHLDLLLFGTAASVVFSLVAQIGEQVDFLRFLPRDRRSSRASWWVALLCAGPGWIIVGAIKLLAGSFLAYFALTHGVSAEHAAEPAHMYLEAFRYVLSQPDLALALTGTFVILSQLKINVTNAYAGSIAWSNFFSRLTHSHPGRVVWLVFNVLVALLLMEIGVYKALEQTLALYSNVAIAWVGALVADLVINKPLGLRPQQMEFKRAHLYDINPVGVGAMLAATVMSVSAFYGLFGPTAKALSPFVALLTALVTAPIIAFATGGKYYIARKPKRAWQNMAAIQCCICEHSFEPEDMAHCPAYAGPICSLCCSLDARCHDLCKPHARIDAQMSATFGKLLPEPILARLNSQLGHYLGVFMIAAGLVGLTLGLIYLQTSAASPGDSAQVSEVLWKVFFALAIIIGVVAWLFVLAKQSRRAAEAETKRQTTLLMQEIDAHKRTDAELQRAKEVAESANLAKSRYVVGLSHELRSPLNAISGYAQLLEQDDSLQTRPRDQVRVVKRSADHLSGLIDGILDISKIEAGRLYLSRDEVRLTDFLDQLVGMFRLQAAAKGIDFVFRRPNILPTVVYADEKRLRQILINLLSNAIKFTQQGSVQFVIHYRSPVAEFEIIDTGPGIRPDDLELIFAPFERGALGAAQPHTGTGLGLTISKLLAGVMGGDIRVSSEVGNGSTFRVKMLLSEVTNPTRIAPVDAPIYGYHGARKTILITDDDPTQRDLLRQVLTPLGFILLSAPDGQACLSLAQHCRPDLFLLDISMAGMDGWTVAEKLRASGHHQARILMVSASALEAHGAPLAQPFHDGYLMKPIELPRLLEQIGQLLKIEWQYERDEVAPLPQWTPNSGTRPPVHHVEELISLGQMGHIRAIQLKLDEIGNDHPEHADFVALMRSLIDRFDLDQYMATLKTLYTYDH is encoded by the coding sequence GTGGCAGGGCGGCAGCGTATCGACCGCGTGAGACGCCAGTACAATCAATGGGTCGCCAACCAGACCCTGGAGGATTACGCACTCCGCTTTACGGCGAAGAGCGCCAGGCGCTGGTCCGCCGCGCGGGTCGCCAATACGGCATTGGGCGCCATTTCGTTTCTCGCCCTTGAGGCCATCGGCGGCACCATCACCATCAATTACGGCATGACCAACGCCACGGCAGCGATCCTGGTGGTCAGCGTCATCATCTTCTGCTGCGGATTGCCGATCGCGTATTATGCCGCAAAATGCGGCATTGATATCGATCTCCTCACCCGCGGTGCCGGTTTCGGCTATATCGGCTCGACTGTTACCTCGCTGATTTATGCGTCTTTCACCTTCATCTTCTTCGCCATCGAGGCGGTCATTCTCGCCTCGGCGCTGGAGATGTGTTTCGATATTCCGCGCCCCATCGGCTACCTGATATCGGCCGTGGTCATCATCCCGCTGGTGACCCATGGCATCACGCTGATCAGCCGTTTTCAGCTCTGGACCCAGCCGATCTGGCTGGTGCTCAACCTGCTGCCTTTCGCGGCCATCGCCTATGCCAGCCGCGACTCCTTCGTGGCCTGGACCAAATTTCCGGGCGACCACGGCAGCGCCGCCGGCCATCTCGATCTCCTGCTGTTTGGCACGGCCGCTTCAGTCGTATTCTCGCTGGTCGCGCAGATCGGCGAACAGGTCGACTTCCTGCGCTTCCTGCCGCGCGACCGCCGCAGCTCACGTGCGAGCTGGTGGGTAGCGCTGCTGTGCGCGGGCCCGGGCTGGATCATTGTCGGCGCGATCAAGCTGCTGGCCGGCTCGTTCCTCGCCTATTTCGCACTGACCCACGGCGTTTCGGCCGAGCACGCCGCCGAACCCGCGCATATGTATCTCGAAGCGTTTCGCTACGTGCTGTCCCAGCCTGATCTGGCGCTGGCACTGACCGGCACCTTCGTGATCCTGTCGCAGCTCAAGATCAACGTCACCAATGCCTATGCGGGCTCGATCGCCTGGTCGAACTTCTTCTCGCGTCTCACCCACAGCCATCCCGGCCGCGTCGTCTGGCTGGTGTTCAACGTGCTGGTCGCGCTGCTGCTGATGGAAATCGGCGTCTATAAGGCGCTGGAGCAGACGCTGGCGCTGTATTCCAATGTTGCGATTGCCTGGGTCGGCGCGCTGGTCGCCGATCTCGTCATCAACAAGCCGCTCGGGCTGCGCCCCCAGCAGATGGAGTTCAAGCGCGCGCATCTCTACGACATCAACCCGGTTGGCGTCGGCGCGATGCTGGCAGCAACCGTGATGTCGGTCAGCGCCTTCTATGGCCTGTTCGGCCCGACGGCCAAGGCGCTGTCGCCTTTCGTCGCTTTGCTGACTGCGCTTGTCACTGCGCCAATCATCGCCTTCGCCACCGGTGGAAAATACTACATCGCCCGCAAGCCGAAGCGCGCTTGGCAGAACATGGCGGCGATCCAGTGCTGTATCTGCGAACATTCGTTCGAGCCCGAGGACATGGCGCATTGCCCGGCCTATGCCGGCCCGATCTGCTCACTGTGCTGCTCGCTCGATGCGCGTTGCCACGATCTCTGCAAGCCGCATGCGCGGATCGACGCCCAGATGTCGGCGACGTTCGGCAAATTGCTGCCGGAGCCGATCCTGGCCCGGCTCAATTCGCAGCTCGGCCATTATCTTGGCGTGTTCATGATCGCTGCCGGCCTTGTCGGCCTGACGCTGGGACTGATCTATCTGCAGACCTCCGCCGCATCGCCGGGAGACAGTGCGCAGGTCTCGGAAGTGCTGTGGAAAGTGTTCTTCGCGCTGGCGATCATTATCGGCGTGGTGGCATGGCTATTCGTGCTGGCCAAGCAAAGCCGTCGCGCGGCGGAAGCCGAAACCAAGCGGCAGACCACGCTGCTGATGCAGGAAATCGACGCGCACAAGCGCACCGATGCAGAACTGCAGCGCGCCAAGGAAGTCGCCGAATCTGCCAATCTCGCCAAGAGCCGCTATGTGGTCGGCCTGAGCCACGAGCTGCGCTCGCCGCTCAATGCGATATCAGGCTATGCGCAGCTCCTGGAGCAGGATGACAGTCTGCAGACCCGCCCGCGCGATCAGGTCCGCGTGGTGAAACGAAGCGCCGATCATCTCTCCGGCCTGATCGACGGCATTCTGGATATTTCAAAGATCGAGGCGGGGCGCCTGTATCTCTCGCGTGACGAAGTGCGCCTCACCGACTTCCTCGATCAGCTCGTCGGCATGTTCCGCCTGCAGGCCGCCGCCAAGGGCATCGACTTCGTGTTCCGACGGCCGAACATCCTGCCCACCGTGGTCTATGCCGACGAGAAGCGGTTGCGACAGATCCTGATCAACCTGCTCTCCAATGCGATCAAGTTCACCCAACAAGGCAGCGTGCAGTTCGTGATCCATTATCGCAGCCCCGTGGCCGAATTCGAGATCATCGATACCGGACCGGGCATCCGGCCCGATGATCTCGAGCTGATCTTCGCGCCGTTCGAGCGCGGCGCGCTTGGCGCAGCACAGCCGCATACGGGCACCGGTCTGGGCCTCACCATCTCCAAGCTGTTGGCCGGCGTGATGGGCGGCGATATCCGCGTCTCCAGCGAGGTCGGCAACGGCAGCACCTTCCGCGTCAAGATGCTGCTCTCCGAGGTGACGAACCCCACGCGCATCGCGCCGGTGGACGCGCCGATCTATGGCTATCACGGCGCGCGCAAGACCATCCTCATTACTGACGACGATCCGACGCAGCGCGACCTGTTGCGCCAGGTGCTCACACCGCTCGGCTTCATTCTGCTCAGCGCCCCCGATGGACAGGCCTGCCTCAGCCTCGCCCAGCATTGCCGGCCCGATCTGTTCCTGCTGGATATTTCCATGGCTGGCATGGACGGCTGGACCGTCGCCGAAAAACTGCGTGCATCCGGCCACCATCAGGCCCGCATCCTGATGGTTTCGGCCAGCGCGCTGGAAGCCCATGGCGCGCCGCTCGCCCAGCCCTTCCATGATGGCTACCTCATGAAGCCGATCGAACTGCCGCGGCTGCTGGAACAGATCGGACAACTCCTGAAGATCGAATGGCAATACGAACGCGACGAAGTGGCACCTCTGCCGCAATGGACACCGAATAGCGGCACACGGCCGCCCGTGCATCATGTAGAGGAACTCATTAGCCTCGGGCAGATGGGGCACATTCGCGCCATCCAGTTGAAGCTCGACGAGATCGGCAACGATCACCCCGAACATGCCGACTTTGTCGCGCTGATGCGCTCGCTGATCGATCGCTTCGACCTCGATCAATACATGGCCACCTTGAAGACGCTGTACACCTATGACCACTGA
- the urtE gene encoding urea ABC transporter ATP-binding subunit UrtE codes for MLAINDLHVAYGQSEVLHGLNVSVQPNEIVAIMGRNGMGKTTLMKSLMGIVPTKSGSVTMEGKELGALKSYERVARGLAYVPQGRMIFSHMTVKENIETGLVASGEKEVPGDLYELFPVLLEMKGRRGGNLSGGQQQQLAIARALATKPKVLLLDEPTEGIQPSIIKDMARTLKHIRDTKGLSIIVSEQVLSFALDVADRVLVIENGEIVRDEAREGIDAAQIAKYLSV; via the coding sequence ATGCTCGCGATCAACGATCTCCACGTCGCTTACGGCCAGAGCGAAGTCCTGCACGGCCTGAATGTCTCGGTGCAGCCCAACGAAATCGTGGCCATCATGGGCCGCAACGGCATGGGCAAGACTACACTGATGAAATCGCTGATGGGAATCGTGCCAACCAAGTCCGGCTCGGTGACCATGGAAGGCAAGGAGCTCGGCGCGCTCAAGAGTTATGAGCGCGTCGCGCGGGGCCTCGCTTATGTCCCGCAGGGCCGCATGATCTTCTCGCATATGACGGTGAAGGAGAATATCGAGACCGGCCTCGTCGCCTCCGGCGAGAAGGAAGTGCCCGGCGATCTCTACGAGCTGTTTCCGGTGCTGCTGGAAATGAAAGGCCGCCGCGGCGGCAATCTCTCCGGCGGCCAACAGCAGCAGCTTGCCATCGCGCGGGCGCTCGCCACCAAGCCGAAGGTGCTGCTGCTCGATGAGCCGACCGAAGGCATCCAGCCGTCGATCATCAAGGACATGGCGCGGACGCTGAAGCACATCCGCGACACCAAGGGCCTGTCGATCATCGTCTCCGAACAGGTCTTGAGCTTCGCGCTCGATGTCGCCGACCGGGTGCTGGTGATCGAGAACGGCGAGATTGTTCGCGACGAAGCCCGTGAGGGTATCGATGCGGCACAGATCGCAAAGTACCTGTCCGTCTAA
- the urtB gene encoding urea ABC transporter permease subunit UrtB, translated as MFGDYSIGDLGAIFAMQGFAGLILFSVYVLMALGLAIIFGQMGVINMAHGEFMILGAYVTWLTSSFFQSHLPSLFSGYFFVAMILAFIASGALGMLVEWGLIRHLYKRPLDTLLATWGLSLILQQAYRSVFGAREVGVELPQWMMGSKQVTDTIEVPINGIFVMVLTLGITMVVAYIMYKSRWGRQVRAVVQNRVMAGAVGINTEKVDRYTFGLGCGIAGIAGSAFTMIGSTGPTSGQLYIVDTFLVVVFGGAASLFGTIASAFTISQAQSTMEFFMSGSMAKVLTLLTIVAILMIRPQGLFALKVRK; from the coding sequence ATGTTCGGCGACTATTCGATTGGTGACCTTGGCGCCATCTTCGCAATGCAGGGCTTTGCCGGCCTGATCCTGTTTTCGGTCTATGTGCTGATGGCACTCGGCCTCGCCATCATCTTCGGCCAGATGGGCGTCATCAACATGGCGCATGGTGAATTCATGATCCTCGGCGCCTACGTTACTTGGCTGACGTCGAGCTTCTTCCAGTCGCATCTGCCGTCACTGTTCTCCGGCTACTTCTTCGTCGCCATGATCCTCGCCTTCATCGCCTCCGGTGCGCTGGGGATGTTGGTCGAATGGGGGCTGATACGGCATCTCTACAAGCGTCCGCTCGATACGCTGCTGGCGACCTGGGGCCTCAGCCTGATCCTGCAGCAGGCCTATCGCTCGGTGTTCGGTGCGCGTGAAGTCGGTGTCGAACTGCCGCAATGGATGATGGGCTCCAAGCAGGTCACCGACACGATCGAAGTGCCGATCAACGGCATCTTCGTGATGGTGCTGACGCTGGGGATCACCATGGTGGTGGCCTACATCATGTACAAGTCGCGTTGGGGTCGTCAGGTTCGCGCCGTGGTGCAGAACCGTGTGATGGCGGGCGCTGTCGGCATCAATACCGAGAAGGTCGACCGCTACACCTTCGGCCTCGGCTGCGGCATCGCCGGGATCGCCGGCTCAGCCTTCACCATGATCGGATCGACTGGGCCGACTTCCGGCCAGCTCTACATCGTCGACACGTTCCTCGTCGTGGTGTTCGGCGGCGCGGCCAGCCTGTTCGGCACCATCGCCTCGGCCTTCACCATCTCCCAGGCGCAGTCGACCATGGAGTTCTTCATGTCCGGCTCGATGGCCAAAGTGCTGACGCTGCTCACCATCGTCGCGATCCTGATGATCCGGCCGCAGGGCCTGTTCGCCCTCAAGGTCCGCAAGTAA
- the fmdA gene encoding formamidase — MPDTLIKVDLTQSAYDNDMIHNRWHSDIPMVAWVNPGDDFIVETYDWTGGFIKNNDSADDVRDIDLSIVHFLSGPIGVKGAEPGDLLVVDLLDVGPMKDSLWGFNGFFSKQNGGGFLTDHFPEAQKSIWDFKGMYTSSRHIPGVNFAGLIHPGLIGCLPDPKLLATWNERETALIATNPERVPGLANPPFGPTAHMGRLKGEAKEKAAAEGARTVPPREHGGNCDIKDLSRGSKVYFPVYVPGGGLSMGDLHFSQGDGEITFCGAIEMAGWLHIKVDVIKDGVSKYGIKNPVFKPSPMTPNYNDFLIFEGISVDEQGKQHYLDVHIAYRQACLNAIEYLKKFGYSGAQAYSILGTAPVQGHISGVVDVPNACATLWLPTQIFDFDINPSSAGPIKHIKGDIEMPLSPDK; from the coding sequence ATGCCAGATACACTGATCAAGGTCGACCTTACGCAATCGGCCTACGACAACGACATGATTCACAACCGCTGGCATTCGGACATTCCCATGGTCGCATGGGTCAATCCCGGCGATGACTTCATCGTCGAGACCTATGACTGGACCGGCGGCTTCATCAAGAACAATGACAGCGCTGACGACGTGCGCGATATCGATCTGTCGATCGTGCATTTCCTGTCCGGCCCGATCGGCGTCAAGGGCGCCGAGCCCGGCGATCTGCTCGTGGTCGATCTGCTCGATGTCGGCCCGATGAAGGACTCGCTCTGGGGCTTCAACGGTTTCTTCTCCAAGCAGAACGGCGGCGGTTTCCTGACTGATCACTTCCCGGAAGCGCAGAAGTCGATCTGGGACTTCAAGGGCATGTACACCTCGTCGCGCCACATCCCGGGCGTGAATTTCGCTGGTCTGATCCATCCCGGCCTGATCGGCTGTCTGCCCGATCCAAAACTGCTCGCTACGTGGAACGAGCGTGAGACCGCGCTGATCGCGACCAATCCGGAGCGTGTGCCCGGCCTAGCCAATCCACCGTTCGGCCCGACTGCCCATATGGGTCGGCTGAAGGGTGAGGCGAAGGAGAAGGCTGCGGCCGAAGGCGCGCGCACGGTGCCGCCGCGCGAGCATGGCGGCAATTGCGACATCAAGGATCTGTCGCGCGGCTCGAAAGTCTATTTCCCGGTCTATGTCCCTGGCGGCGGTCTCTCCATGGGCGACCTGCACTTTTCGCAGGGCGACGGCGAAATCACCTTCTGCGGCGCCATCGAAATGGCCGGCTGGCTGCACATCAAGGTCGATGTCATCAAGGACGGCGTGTCGAAATACGGTATCAAGAACCCGGTGTTCAAGCCGTCGCCGATGACGCCGAACTACAACGACTTCCTGATCTTCGAAGGCATCTCTGTCGACGAGCAAGGCAAGCAGCATTATCTCGACGTGCATATCGCCTATCGCCAGGCCTGTCTGAATGCCATCGAATATCTGAAGAAGTTCGGCTATTCCGGCGCGCAGGCCTATTCGATCCTCGGCACCGCGCCGGTGCAGGGCCATATCTCCGGCGTCGTCGACGTGCCCAATGCCTGCGCCACGCTGTGGCTGCCGACGCAGATCTTCGACTTCGACATCAATCCGTCGTCGGCGGGCCCGATCAAGCACATCAAGG